Proteins encoded within one genomic window of Triticum aestivum cultivar Chinese Spring chromosome 2D, IWGSC CS RefSeq v2.1, whole genome shotgun sequence:
- the LOC123054983 gene encoding DNA-directed RNA polymerases IV and V subunit 2 isoform X2, which translates to MEDPQSDSGQSANGAEPELDSMQLDDNEESMSHTVDDSNGQSSMDVDREQLSIDADMNGKPSSDGDGKGKYSSESHAEVPIDMSLGSLEKFCKEASRSFFDEFGLISHQINSYNEFVSHGLQELFDSLGEVTVEPSYDLSKKGPGGWKHAVIRFGRVKLEKPVFWSGRDDVDEESLKLKPRHARLQNMTYSSKMEVEVHIQIYSMEKSDKSKTEKDPFGHKRVLMDETHVVNIGRLPVMVNSNLCWLRELRESDCLYDSGGYFLIRGMEKIFIAQEQRCLTRIWIADRPVWTVSYLSEIKRRRIYVKLIDSTKNNDFSGSKIISISFLYANLPIWLMFFALGVSSDKEAFDMIDMGDCDASVINAISATISESDELCEGFRKSDKARQCVDDKVKSSKFPPGESFDDYIAKYLFPGIKGNRNKALFLGYMVKCLLMAFTGKRRCDNKDDFRNKRLELPGQLLGRELRAHLRHAERLMVKAMQRDLNSDRDLEFPMRYLDASIITNGINRAFATGSWCHPYRRNERCSGIVATLRRTNPLQMMSDLRKSRQQVAYAGKAGDARYPNPSYWGKMCFMSTPDGENCGLVKNLAVTAIVSSRVAQPLIDRFVSCGMNKLDEIPAKKIPQMDKIFLNGDWVGSCADPASFVMRLRCMRRGGLIDPQVEIKRDKHQSPGEVRVFSDAGRLLRPLLVVENLNKITKRKGSPYSFQALMQQEIIEFIGVEEEEDIQCAWGIRYLFQSSGEEVSGYTHCELDLSFLLGLSCGLIPFANHNFARRVLYQAEKHSQQAIGYSTTNPLTRVDTLSHQLYYPQRPLFKTVSADCIGRSDYTFGRKDDFARPEYFNGQNAIVAVNIHQGFNQEDSLVMNRASLERGMFRTELMRSYKAEVETKGPSKRLKMKEKVNFGKMESKRGRVDNLDDDGLPFVGSSLQIGDIIIGKVSESGEDHSIKLKHTEKGMVQRVLLSANDEGKHFAVVSLRQVRSPCVGDKFSSMHGQKGVVGFLESQENFPFTCQGIVPDIVINPHAFPTRQTPGQLLEAALGKGIALGGKIRYATPFTTATVEVISEQLHKLGFSRGGAESVLNGQTGKRMQQLIFAGPNFYQRLIHMAEDKVKFRNTGPVHPLTRQPVADRKRFGGVKFGEMERDCLLAHGAAANLHERLFTLSDFSEMRICQTCERGANVIMRPVSGGRKIRGPYCGFCKSSENIVKIAVPYGAKLLYQELFSMGICLKFQTEVICLSIYGDLWTCSWLRSSVVMDMCSGYVKLLVTMAFA; encoded by the exons ATGGAAGATCCACAAAGCGATAGTGGGCAATCAGCAAACGGCGCTGAGCCTGAGCTGGACTCTATGCAATTGGATGACAATGAAGAGAGCATGTCCCATACCGTGGATGATTCAAATGGACAGTCTTCTATGGATGTTGACAGAGAACAGCTTTCTATTGATGCTGATATGAATGGGAAACCATCCTCGGATGGTGATGGTAAGGGAAAGTACTCTTCTGAGTCACATGCAGAAGTTCCAATTGACATGAGCCTGGGAAGCCTAGAGAAGTTTTGCAAGGAAGCATCAAGGTCATTTTTTGATGAGTTTGGTCTGATTAGCCATCAGATAAATTCTTACAATGAGTTTGTCTCACATGGGCTCCAAGAGCTTTTTGATTCACTTGGAGAAGTGACTGTCGAGCCAAGTTATGATTTGTCAAAGAAAGGGCCCGGTGGTTGGAAGCATGCTGTTATCAGGTTTGGTAGAGTGAAACTGGAAAAGCCTGTATTTTGGTCTGGCAGAGATGATGTTGATGAGGAGTCACTTAAGCTCAAGCCTAGACATGCTCGCCTCCAAAATATGACATATTCCTCCAAAATGGAAGTAGAAGTGCATATTCAG ATTTATTCTATGGAGAAAAGTGACAAGTCTAAAACAGAGAAAGATCCTTTTGGTCACAAGAGAGTTCTTATGGATGAAACTCATGTGGTGAATATTGGCCGCCTTCCAGTTATGGTTAATTCAAATTTATGCTGGTTGCGTGAACTCAGGGAAAGTGACTGCCTTTATGATTCTGGTGGATACTTTTTGATCAGGGGAATGGAGAAG ATATTTATTGCCCAAGAGCAAAGATGCTTGACTAGGATTTGGATTGCTGACCGGCCTGTCTGGACTGTTTCTTATTTGTCTGAAATCAAACGAAGACGCATATATGTGAAGCTGATTGATTCTACAAAGAATAATGATTTCAGTGGCAGCAAAATCATTTCCATTTCCTTCTTGTATGCCAATCTGCCGATTTGGCTAATGTTTTTTGCGCTAGGCGTATCATCTGATAAGGAAGCATTTGATATGATAGATATGGGAGACTGTGATGCTTCTGTTATCAACGCGATATCTGCAACTATTAGTGAATCTGACGAACTGTGTGAAGGCTTTCGTAAGTCTGATAAAGCCCGACAGTGTGTTGATGATAAGGTCAAGAGTTCAAAATTTCCTCCAGGAGAGTCATTTGATGATTATATCGCTAAATATCTCTTTCCTGGTATAAAGGGGAATAGGAATAAAGCTCTTTTCTTAGGTTACATGGTCAAATGCCTTCTAATGGCCTTTACTGGGAAGCGCAGATGTGATAATAAGGATGATTTCAGGAACAAGAGGCTGGAGTTACCTGGTCAACTGCTTGGAAGAGAACTTCGGGCGCATCTTAGGCATGCAGAGAGGCTCATGGTTAAGGCCATGCAGAGAGATTTGAATAGTGACCGTGATCTAGAATTTCCAATGCGCTATCTTGATGCTTCAATTATTACTAATGGTATAAATCGTGCCTTCGCTACTGGTTCTTGGTGCCATCCCTACAGAAGAAATGAAAGATGCTCAGGAATTGTTGCAACGCTCAGGAGAACAAATCCTCTTCAAATGATGTCAGACTTGAGGAAAAGTCGCCAGCAGGTTGCTTATGCTGGGAAAGCTGGTGATGCAAGATATCC CAATCCATCTTACTGGGGAAAGATGTGTTTTATGTCCACTCCTGATGGTGAAAACTGTGGACTTGTGAAAAATCTAGCTGTTACTGCTATTGTTAGCTCTAGAGTGGCACAGCCATTGATTGACAGATTTGTTTCTTGTGGAATGAATAAACTGGATGAAATTCCTGCTAAGAAGATTCCCCAAATGGACAAGATCTTCCTGAATGGTGATTGGGTAGGATCCTGTGCTGATCCAGCTTCATTTGTCATGCGTTTAAGGTGCATGAGACGCGGTGGTCTGATCGATCCACAG GTTGAAATCAAAAGGGACAAGCACCAATCTCCCGGAGAAGTACGGGTGTTTTCTGATGCAGGGCGATTACTCAGGCCTCTTCTTGTGGTTGAGAACCTAAATAAAATTACAAAACGGAAGGGCTCTCCGTACTCTTTTCAGGCACTAATGCAGCAAGAAATTATTGAGTTCATTGGTGTTGAAGAGGAGGAAGATATACAATGTGCCTGGGGAATCAGGTACCTATTTCAGAGTAGTGGAGAGGAGGTTTCTGGTTATACTCACTGTGAGCTGGATCTTTCTTTTCTGTTGGGATTAAGCTGTGGTCTTATCCCTTTTGCAAATCATAATTTTGCTCGAAGGGTGCTGTACCAAGCAGAAAAGCACTCACAGCAAGCTATTGGATACTCCACAACAAATCCACTTACCAGAGTTGATACTCTTTCTCATCAGCTTTACTACCCTCAGAGACCCCTTTTCAAAACAGTTTCAGCTGATTGCATCGGCAGATCAGATTATACTTTTGGAAGAAAAGATGACTTTGCTAGGCCTGAATATTTCAATGGACAAAATGCGATAGTGGCAGTCAATATTCATCAGGGATTTAACCAAGAGGACTCCCTGGTTATGAATAGAGCTTCTCTTGAACGTGGTATGTTTAGAACTGAGCTCATGCGGAGCTATAAGGCAGAAGTAGAGACCAAAGGGCCCAGCAAACGACTGAAAATGAAGGAGAAAGTAAACTTCGGCAAAATGGAAAGCAAGAGAGGACGAGTTGACAATCTTGATGATGATGGATTACCTTTTGTGGGTTCAAGTCTTCAGATTGGTGACATTATAATTGGGAAAGTGTCAGAATCTGGTGAGGACCATAGTATTAAGCTGAAGCATACAGAGAAGGGAATGGTCCAGAGAGTGTTGCTCTCAGCCAATGATGAGGGGAAGCATTTTGCTGTTGTATCTTTAAGACAG GTTCGATCACCTTGTGTTGGAGATAAATTTTCTAGCATGCATGGACAGAAAGGTGTTGTTGGTTTTCTGGAATCTCAGGAGAACTTCCCTTTTACCTGCCAAGGAATAGTTCCGGACATCGTGATAAATCCACACGCTTTTCCTACCCGTCAAACTCCAGGCCAGCTGCTTGAAGCTGCTTTGGGAAAGGGAATCGCTCTTGGTGGTAAAATCAGATATGCAACACCATTCACCACAGCAACAGTTGAAGTGATCTCGGAACAGTTGCACAA GCTTGGGTTTTCAAGAGGGGGAGCTGAAAGCGTTCTCAATGGCCAAACCGGCAAAAGGATGCAGCAACTGATCTTCGCAGGCCCCAACTTCTACCAGAGGCTGATCCACATGGCCGAGGACAAGGTGAAGTTCCGCAACACGGGGCCGGTGCACCCGCTCACGAGGCAGCCCGTCGCTGACAGGAAGAGGTTCGGCGGGGTCAAGTTCGGGGAGATGGAGCGCGACTGCCTGCTGGCCCACGGCGCGGCCGCCAACCTCCACGAGCGGCTCTTCACGCTGAGCGACTTCTCGGAGATGCGCATCTGCCAGACGTGCGAGCGGGGGGCGAACGTCATCATGCGGCCCGTCTCGGGCGGGCGGAAGATCCGGGGCCCCTACTGCGGGTTCTGCAAGTCCTCGGAGAACATTGTCAAGATCGCCGTCCCCTATGGCGCCAAGCTGCTCTACCAGGAGCTCTTCAGCATGGGCATCTGCCTCAAGTTCCAGACCGAG GTTATCTGTCTATCTATCTATGGTGACTTATGGACATGTAGCTGGTTAAGGTCCTCCGTGGTTATGGACATGTGTAGTGGCTATGTGAAACTCCTTGTGACGATGGCGTTTGCGTAG
- the LOC123054983 gene encoding DNA-directed RNA polymerases IV and V subunit 2 isoform X1, which yields MEDPQSDSGQSANGAEPELDSMQLDDNEESMSHTVDDSNGQSSMDVDREQLSIDADMNGKPSSDGDGKGKYSSESHAEVPIDMSLGSLEKFCKEASRSFFDEFGLISHQINSYNEFVSHGLQELFDSLGEVTVEPSYDLSKKGPGGWKHAVIRFGRVKLEKPVFWSGRDDVDEESLKLKPRHARLQNMTYSSKMEVEVHIQIYSMEKSDKSKTEKDPFGHKRVLMDETHVVNIGRLPVMVNSNLCWLRELRESDCLYDSGGYFLIRGMEKIFIAQEQRCLTRIWIADRPVWTVSYLSEIKRRRIYVKLIDSTKNNDFSGSKIISISFLYANLPIWLMFFALGVSSDKEAFDMIDMGDCDASVINAISATISESDELCEGFRKSDKARQCVDDKVKSSKFPPGESFDDYIAKYLFPGIKGNRNKALFLGYMVKCLLMAFTGKRRCDNKDDFRNKRLELPGQLLGRELRAHLRHAERLMVKAMQRDLNSDRDLEFPMRYLDASIITNGINRAFATGSWCHPYRRNERCSGIVATLRRTNPLQMMSDLRKSRQQVAYAGKAGDARYPNPSYWGKMCFMSTPDGENCGLVKNLAVTAIVSSRVAQPLIDRFVSCGMNKLDEIPAKKIPQMDKIFLNGDWVGSCADPASFVMRLRCMRRGGLIDPQVEIKRDKHQSPGEVRVFSDAGRLLRPLLVVENLNKITKRKGSPYSFQALMQQEIIEFIGVEEEEDIQCAWGIRYLFQSSGEEVSGYTHCELDLSFLLGLSCGLIPFANHNFARRVLYQAEKHSQQAIGYSTTNPLTRVDTLSHQLYYPQRPLFKTVSADCIGRSDYTFGRKDDFARPEYFNGQNAIVAVNIHQGFNQEDSLVMNRASLERGMFRTELMRSYKAEVETKGPSKRLKMKEKVNFGKMESKRGRVDNLDDDGLPFVGSSLQIGDIIIGKVSESGEDHSIKLKHTEKGMVQRVLLSANDEGKHFAVVSLRQVRSPCVGDKFSSMHGQKGVVGFLESQENFPFTCQGIVPDIVINPHAFPTRQTPGQLLEAALGKGIALGGKIRYATPFTTATVEVISEQLHKLGFSRGGAESVLNGQTGKRMQQLIFAGPNFYQRLIHMAEDKVKFRNTGPVHPLTRQPVADRKRFGGVKFGEMERDCLLAHGAAANLHERLFTLSDFSEMRICQTCERGANVIMRPVSGGRKIRGPYCGFCKSSENIVKIAVPYGAKLLYQELFSMGICLKFQTEVC from the exons ATGGAAGATCCACAAAGCGATAGTGGGCAATCAGCAAACGGCGCTGAGCCTGAGCTGGACTCTATGCAATTGGATGACAATGAAGAGAGCATGTCCCATACCGTGGATGATTCAAATGGACAGTCTTCTATGGATGTTGACAGAGAACAGCTTTCTATTGATGCTGATATGAATGGGAAACCATCCTCGGATGGTGATGGTAAGGGAAAGTACTCTTCTGAGTCACATGCAGAAGTTCCAATTGACATGAGCCTGGGAAGCCTAGAGAAGTTTTGCAAGGAAGCATCAAGGTCATTTTTTGATGAGTTTGGTCTGATTAGCCATCAGATAAATTCTTACAATGAGTTTGTCTCACATGGGCTCCAAGAGCTTTTTGATTCACTTGGAGAAGTGACTGTCGAGCCAAGTTATGATTTGTCAAAGAAAGGGCCCGGTGGTTGGAAGCATGCTGTTATCAGGTTTGGTAGAGTGAAACTGGAAAAGCCTGTATTTTGGTCTGGCAGAGATGATGTTGATGAGGAGTCACTTAAGCTCAAGCCTAGACATGCTCGCCTCCAAAATATGACATATTCCTCCAAAATGGAAGTAGAAGTGCATATTCAG ATTTATTCTATGGAGAAAAGTGACAAGTCTAAAACAGAGAAAGATCCTTTTGGTCACAAGAGAGTTCTTATGGATGAAACTCATGTGGTGAATATTGGCCGCCTTCCAGTTATGGTTAATTCAAATTTATGCTGGTTGCGTGAACTCAGGGAAAGTGACTGCCTTTATGATTCTGGTGGATACTTTTTGATCAGGGGAATGGAGAAG ATATTTATTGCCCAAGAGCAAAGATGCTTGACTAGGATTTGGATTGCTGACCGGCCTGTCTGGACTGTTTCTTATTTGTCTGAAATCAAACGAAGACGCATATATGTGAAGCTGATTGATTCTACAAAGAATAATGATTTCAGTGGCAGCAAAATCATTTCCATTTCCTTCTTGTATGCCAATCTGCCGATTTGGCTAATGTTTTTTGCGCTAGGCGTATCATCTGATAAGGAAGCATTTGATATGATAGATATGGGAGACTGTGATGCTTCTGTTATCAACGCGATATCTGCAACTATTAGTGAATCTGACGAACTGTGTGAAGGCTTTCGTAAGTCTGATAAAGCCCGACAGTGTGTTGATGATAAGGTCAAGAGTTCAAAATTTCCTCCAGGAGAGTCATTTGATGATTATATCGCTAAATATCTCTTTCCTGGTATAAAGGGGAATAGGAATAAAGCTCTTTTCTTAGGTTACATGGTCAAATGCCTTCTAATGGCCTTTACTGGGAAGCGCAGATGTGATAATAAGGATGATTTCAGGAACAAGAGGCTGGAGTTACCTGGTCAACTGCTTGGAAGAGAACTTCGGGCGCATCTTAGGCATGCAGAGAGGCTCATGGTTAAGGCCATGCAGAGAGATTTGAATAGTGACCGTGATCTAGAATTTCCAATGCGCTATCTTGATGCTTCAATTATTACTAATGGTATAAATCGTGCCTTCGCTACTGGTTCTTGGTGCCATCCCTACAGAAGAAATGAAAGATGCTCAGGAATTGTTGCAACGCTCAGGAGAACAAATCCTCTTCAAATGATGTCAGACTTGAGGAAAAGTCGCCAGCAGGTTGCTTATGCTGGGAAAGCTGGTGATGCAAGATATCC CAATCCATCTTACTGGGGAAAGATGTGTTTTATGTCCACTCCTGATGGTGAAAACTGTGGACTTGTGAAAAATCTAGCTGTTACTGCTATTGTTAGCTCTAGAGTGGCACAGCCATTGATTGACAGATTTGTTTCTTGTGGAATGAATAAACTGGATGAAATTCCTGCTAAGAAGATTCCCCAAATGGACAAGATCTTCCTGAATGGTGATTGGGTAGGATCCTGTGCTGATCCAGCTTCATTTGTCATGCGTTTAAGGTGCATGAGACGCGGTGGTCTGATCGATCCACAG GTTGAAATCAAAAGGGACAAGCACCAATCTCCCGGAGAAGTACGGGTGTTTTCTGATGCAGGGCGATTACTCAGGCCTCTTCTTGTGGTTGAGAACCTAAATAAAATTACAAAACGGAAGGGCTCTCCGTACTCTTTTCAGGCACTAATGCAGCAAGAAATTATTGAGTTCATTGGTGTTGAAGAGGAGGAAGATATACAATGTGCCTGGGGAATCAGGTACCTATTTCAGAGTAGTGGAGAGGAGGTTTCTGGTTATACTCACTGTGAGCTGGATCTTTCTTTTCTGTTGGGATTAAGCTGTGGTCTTATCCCTTTTGCAAATCATAATTTTGCTCGAAGGGTGCTGTACCAAGCAGAAAAGCACTCACAGCAAGCTATTGGATACTCCACAACAAATCCACTTACCAGAGTTGATACTCTTTCTCATCAGCTTTACTACCCTCAGAGACCCCTTTTCAAAACAGTTTCAGCTGATTGCATCGGCAGATCAGATTATACTTTTGGAAGAAAAGATGACTTTGCTAGGCCTGAATATTTCAATGGACAAAATGCGATAGTGGCAGTCAATATTCATCAGGGATTTAACCAAGAGGACTCCCTGGTTATGAATAGAGCTTCTCTTGAACGTGGTATGTTTAGAACTGAGCTCATGCGGAGCTATAAGGCAGAAGTAGAGACCAAAGGGCCCAGCAAACGACTGAAAATGAAGGAGAAAGTAAACTTCGGCAAAATGGAAAGCAAGAGAGGACGAGTTGACAATCTTGATGATGATGGATTACCTTTTGTGGGTTCAAGTCTTCAGATTGGTGACATTATAATTGGGAAAGTGTCAGAATCTGGTGAGGACCATAGTATTAAGCTGAAGCATACAGAGAAGGGAATGGTCCAGAGAGTGTTGCTCTCAGCCAATGATGAGGGGAAGCATTTTGCTGTTGTATCTTTAAGACAG GTTCGATCACCTTGTGTTGGAGATAAATTTTCTAGCATGCATGGACAGAAAGGTGTTGTTGGTTTTCTGGAATCTCAGGAGAACTTCCCTTTTACCTGCCAAGGAATAGTTCCGGACATCGTGATAAATCCACACGCTTTTCCTACCCGTCAAACTCCAGGCCAGCTGCTTGAAGCTGCTTTGGGAAAGGGAATCGCTCTTGGTGGTAAAATCAGATATGCAACACCATTCACCACAGCAACAGTTGAAGTGATCTCGGAACAGTTGCACAA GCTTGGGTTTTCAAGAGGGGGAGCTGAAAGCGTTCTCAATGGCCAAACCGGCAAAAGGATGCAGCAACTGATCTTCGCAGGCCCCAACTTCTACCAGAGGCTGATCCACATGGCCGAGGACAAGGTGAAGTTCCGCAACACGGGGCCGGTGCACCCGCTCACGAGGCAGCCCGTCGCTGACAGGAAGAGGTTCGGCGGGGTCAAGTTCGGGGAGATGGAGCGCGACTGCCTGCTGGCCCACGGCGCGGCCGCCAACCTCCACGAGCGGCTCTTCACGCTGAGCGACTTCTCGGAGATGCGCATCTGCCAGACGTGCGAGCGGGGGGCGAACGTCATCATGCGGCCCGTCTCGGGCGGGCGGAAGATCCGGGGCCCCTACTGCGGGTTCTGCAAGTCCTCGGAGAACATTGTCAAGATCGCCGTCCCCTATGGCGCCAAGCTGCTCTACCAGGAGCTCTTCAGCATGGGCATCTGCCTCAAGTTCCAGACCGAGGTCTGCTAG